The genomic stretch ATATTCTCTATTACATTAGTAATACTTATCATTTCTTTTGCTAGCTGGGTTTATATAAGCACTTCTAAGGATATTGTAAAGGTTATTAATAAATACAAAGGCTTATCATCTGGTGATTTTAGAATTAGTACAGGCTCAAATAAAAAGAATGAATTAGGCAAACTAGCTGATAATATTGATGGTTTAGTAGAAGTATTGAAAACAACCTTTTTGGATATAAAAGAATTTGTTGAGAAATTACAGAACCTTTCTGTAAAGACAAAGACTAATATGACAAGTAGTAATACCAATATTGAAAATACTGCAGGGGCAGTAGAGGAAATAACTAGAGGGGTAGATCAACAAGCCAGTGCAGCTGAGGATTCTTTACTACACGTAACTGAATTAACAGATAAACTCCATGTAACGGTTGAATCGTTGGACATGTTTAAGAAGAATGTAACTAAAACAGATGATGAGATTAACTCTTTTTCTAAGAGTTTAGCTAATGTCTCAAATAATTCTAAAGACGTAGAAGAAACGAACAACACATTATTAGTTTCATTTACAGAGTTATTGTCCAGTTTCGAAAATATAGATGAGTTATCTAAACAAATTGTAAATATTGCTTCCAGCATTAAAATTGTGTCCTTAAATGCATCAATTGAAGCTAATAGAGCAGGGGCAGATGGTAAAAGCTTTAATGTAGTGGCAGAAGAGGTAAGAAACTTATCAACACAAACATCAGAAGTTTCTAAAGAAATTTTAGAAGTTGTGAAAGTGAATGTTGATAAAATGGCTAATTTCCAACAATTATTACAATTTGCAAATAATAAAAATGAAGAAAATGGTAAAAACACAACAATCGTCATGAATAGCTTTGAAGACGTTAGTATTCGTTTTAATGCTATGCTAGAGGAACTAGCACTAATAAATAATAACCTTATAGACGTTCAAGAAAAGGCGACTATGATCCAAAATAACGTAAGCGAAACAAGTGCAACAAGTTTGCAAACAAGCGCTGTTATGCAAGAGATTTCCAGCAGTTTTGAAAAACAAGTCGATTCGATGAAGGAAATAGCAGATTACACGAATGAGCAAGTGACATTGGCTAATGAACTAAGTGAAAAGTCTAGTCAATTTAAAATGTAAGAACAATTATTTCTTGGGACCTTACTAATCATATCCATGCTTAGTTCCTACAATGGGTTTCCTAACAACCTATATTCAAGGTCTGCACCCACGCTGCATAGCACAGCAAGGGTGCAGACCTTTTTGTTATAGAGATTCACCTTCGTTGTTGTCTTTCTTACGAAGGAATTTAACGGGATACCACTTAAGTTCGTGGCATATCCAATATTAGAATAAAAAGTCAAGTAATAATAACAATGAAAAGAGCGTTGAAAAATAAGACCTTTATATATGGGGTGGAGTACTCATCACATTTTACGCTTACTAATACTCGTTCACTTTTCATGGCTAATTTGAATTCGATTGTGTTTCATGTTAATGTATTCATTAACTTTTTTAGCTTGGCTATTTTCGTACTGATAGTAGTAAACACGAATCTTTTCTACTATAAACGTCTGACAAAAGGGTATAATATATCGTTGTTATTTTGTTAACAACAATGAACCATACAAAAAGAGCTTTTAGCATATCGCAAAGAAAGGTGATTTATACATCATGAAGAATGAACAATGGAATTCAAAGCTAGGTTTTATTTTAGCAGCTGCAGGCTCAGCAATCGGGCTAGGAGCTGTTTGGAAGTTTCCATATATGGCCGGCACAAATGGGGGCGGGATTTTCTTTCTCCTATTTTTACTTTTTACACTTCTTATCGGCATGCCTATGTTGTTGGCTGAGTTTGTCATTGGCAAAGCAACAGGTAAAAATGCCATCTCCGCTTTTAGACAATTAGCCCCTCGATCCCTATGGTACGGAATTGGTTATTTAGGTGTCATTGCAAGTTTTATATTATTATCTTTTTATAGTGTTGTGGGTGGCTGGATCATTTTATATTTGATTAGAAGTGCATCGGGGAAACTGAGCAACCTTCCAACTGAATCTTATGGACAACTATTTGATTCAATCATTGCAAGTCCACTAGAAGCAACGATTGCACAATTTTCATTTATTCTCTTAACTATACTTGTTGTGCAAGGTGGGATACAAAAAGGAATCGAACGAGCTAGCCGTGTTATGATGCCGGCTCTATTTCTTCTTTTTATCATCTTAGTTATCCGTTCATTAACACTTGATGGTGCGATAGAGGGGGTAAAATTCTTCTTACAGCCAAATGTAGGTGAAGTTACAAAAGAGACCGTTTTTCTAGCACTAGGGCAATCACTTTTTTCATTAAGCCTTGGAATTTCCATCATGGTTACATATAGTTCATACTTACCTAAAGAAGAAAATATTGTTAAATCAGCGTCATGGATTGTAACATTGAATATTGTCATATCTTTATTAGCAGGACTAGCTATATTTCCAGCTGTTTTTTCTCTTGGTTTCGAGCCAGATACTGGTCCAGGACTAATATTTGTCGTTATACCTGCTGTATTTAATGAGATAGCATTTGGGGGATTATTCCTAACAACATTCTTATTACTGCTATTATTTGCAACGTTAACTTCCTCCTTTTCAATTTTAGAAATCATCGTAGCTGCGCTGATTAAAGAACAACAAGAAAAAAGAAAAGTCGCTACTTGGATTGGTGGGATCATTATTTTCATTGTAGGTATCCCGTCAGCATTATCATTTGGAATGTTGAAAGATATCAAAGTATTTAATAAAACAATATTTGATTTAGCAGATTACTTTGTTAGCAACATATCTCTACCTGTGGGATCATTACTTATTTCGTTATTTGTCGGTTACCAAGTATCTCGTCCAATACTAGAAAAAAGTTTTAATGTTTCATCACAGATTGGGAGCTATTTATTTCGATTTTGGTATGTTAGCGTTCGCTTTCTCATCCCGTTAGGCATATTCCTAGTTCTATTTTTAGGAGCTTAATACTTAACGAGCAAAAGACACTGGGATTTATCCCAGTGTCTTAAATATAATTCTTTATTTAAGCTAATAAAACGATGCTAATCGCACATAAACACATCTTGCCAATATAATTAAGTCTTTAAGTTTACGAACAGCCTTATTTTTTCAGGACAAGCTCCTCTTTTTCTTTTATCATTTCTTCCATACGCTTTCGATCTCGTTCTAAAATAGGCTTTAAATATCTCCCAGTATAAGAAGCGTCTTGCTTAACTACCTGTTCAGGTGTCCCTGTTGCAATAATTTTCCCACCTTTATCTCCACCTTCAGGGCCAAGATCAATTAAATAATCAGCTGCTTTAATAATATCTAGGTTATGTTCAATAACTAAAACTGTATCTCCATTTTCTACAAGTCTTTGAAGTACCTTTAATAACCTTGAAATATCATCTACATGTAAACCAGTCGTTGGCTCATCTAAAATATAAAGAGACCTTCCCGTTGAGCGTCGGTGTAGTTCCGATGCTAATTTTACCCGCTGAGCCTCACCGCCTGATAACGTCGTAGCAGGCTGTCCAAGCGTGATATAACCTAAACCAACATCGTAGATCGTTTGAAGCTTTCGCCTTATTTTAGGAATATTTTCAAAGAAAGAGAGTGAATCCTCTACAGTCATTTCTAATATCTCTGATATATTCTTATCCTTATACCTTACTTCTAACGTTTCACGATTATAACGTTTCCCGTGACATACCTCACAAGGAACATAAACATCAGGTAAAAAATGCATTTCAATTTTTATAATTCCGTCACCACGGCACGCTTCACAGCGACCACCTTTAACATTAAAGCTAAAACGCCCTTTTTTATATCCTCTAACCTTTGCTTCATTTGTTGCGGCAAATACATCCCTAATGTCGTCAAACACACCAGTATATGTAGCTGGGTTTGAACGTGGAGTTCGTCCGATTGGGGATTGATCAATGTCAATAACCTTGTCCAAATGGTCAATTCCTTTAATTTCTTTATGCTCACCAGGTCTTGATTTTGCCTTGTGAAGCTTTTGGGCTAATGATTTATGTAAAACCTCGTTAATCAGTGTACTTTTCCCTGATCCAGACACACCTGTAACAGATATAAATGTACCTAAAGGAATTTTGACTTTCGCATTTTTTAAGTTATTTTCCTTTGCACCAACGATTTCAATATAACGGCCATCCGGCTTACGACGTTCTGTTGGTAGAGGAATAAACTTGATTCCCGACAAGTATTGACCAGTTAATGATTTTGGATCATTCATAACTTCTTCAGGCGTACCTGCAGAAACAACCTGACCACCGTGGATTCCTGCGCCTGGGCCAATATCAATTAAATGGTCAGCTGCTAGCATAGTATCCTCGTCGTGTTCCACGACGATTAATGTATTACCGATATCCCTCATGTTTTTTAACGTCTGAATAAGGCGGTCGTTATCACGTTGATGCAATCCAATCGAAGGTTCATCTAGAATATATAAAACACCCGTTAACCTTGAACCAATCTGTGTCGCTAAACGAATTCTTTGGGCTTCTCCCCCAGAAAGTGTTCCAGCTGACCGGTGTAAAGTTAAATAATCTAGTCCAACGTTGTTTAAAAAGCCTAAGCGCTCACTAATCTCTCTTAAAATCATATTAGCTATTGTCATTTCTTTGTCAGTCAATTTAAGGTTTTCAAAGAAATCCAACGCTTCTGTAATGGAAAAAGAAGTAATTTCACCAATATG from Bacillus sp. SM2101 encodes the following:
- a CDS encoding sodium-dependent transporter; translated protein: MKNEQWNSKLGFILAAAGSAIGLGAVWKFPYMAGTNGGGIFFLLFLLFTLLIGMPMLLAEFVIGKATGKNAISAFRQLAPRSLWYGIGYLGVIASFILLSFYSVVGGWIILYLIRSASGKLSNLPTESYGQLFDSIIASPLEATIAQFSFILLTILVVQGGIQKGIERASRVMMPALFLLFIILVIRSLTLDGAIEGVKFFLQPNVGEVTKETVFLALGQSLFSLSLGISIMVTYSSYLPKEENIVKSASWIVTLNIVISLLAGLAIFPAVFSLGFEPDTGPGLIFVVIPAVFNEIAFGGLFLTTFLLLLLFATLTSSFSILEIIVAALIKEQQEKRKVATWIGGIIIFIVGIPSALSFGMLKDIKVFNKTIFDLADYFVSNISLPVGSLLISLFVGYQVSRPILEKSFNVSSQIGSYLFRFWYVSVRFLIPLGIFLVLFLGA
- the uvrA gene encoding excinuclease ABC subunit UvrA; translation: MVKDKIIVKGARAHNLKDIDVTIPRDQLVVLTGLSGSGKSSLAFDTIYAEGQRRYVESLSAYARQFLGQMDKPDVDAIDGLSPAISIDQKTTSRNPRSTVGTVTEIYDYLRLLYARVGRPVCPNHHIEITSQTIEQMVDRILQYSERTKMQVLAPIVSGRKGTHAKTFEEIKKQGYVRVRVDGEMTELTEDITLEKNKKHSIEVVIDRIVIKDGIASRLSDSLETALKLGEGKVIIDVIGEEELLFSELHACPHCGFSIGELEPRMFSFNSPFGACPSCDGLGTKLEVDLSLVIPNWDLSLLEHAIAPWEPQSSQYYPQLLKAVCDHYGIDMNVPVKDIPKHLFEKVLYGSGNDEIYFRYENDFGQVRENHIIFEGVIPNIERRYRETSSDYIREQMEKYMAQQSCPTCKSYRLKKESLAVLIDQKHIGEITSFSITEALDFFENLKLTDKEMTIANMILREISERLGFLNNVGLDYLTLHRSAGTLSGGEAQRIRLATQIGSRLTGVLYILDEPSIGLHQRDNDRLIQTLKNMRDIGNTLIVVEHDEDTMLAADHLIDIGPGAGIHGGQVVSAGTPEEVMNDPKSLTGQYLSGIKFIPLPTERRKPDGRYIEIVGAKENNLKNAKVKIPLGTFISVTGVSGSGKSTLINEVLHKSLAQKLHKAKSRPGEHKEIKGIDHLDKVIDIDQSPIGRTPRSNPATYTGVFDDIRDVFAATNEAKVRGYKKGRFSFNVKGGRCEACRGDGIIKIEMHFLPDVYVPCEVCHGKRYNRETLEVRYKDKNISEILEMTVEDSLSFFENIPKIRRKLQTIYDVGLGYITLGQPATTLSGGEAQRVKLASELHRRSTGRSLYILDEPTTGLHVDDISRLLKVLQRLVENGDTVLVIEHNLDIIKAADYLIDLGPEGGDKGGKIIATGTPEQVVKQDASYTGRYLKPILERDRKRMEEMIKEKEELVLKK
- a CDS encoding methyl-accepting chemotaxis protein, translating into MRSFFTKIFDMTIRMKLILLMVFVTITVITLAISPIVSMNSYKGHIEEKYNNRLAVIEDLHFILGKIDEAHGIVVDFSKSYDESMVTDLDKSMELIDSLLNQFTENPLLDYYSTEDSQHLDSIIKNYSQFESSLKSIREQMLNFELETFLIDYDLEKNSYLTLMQAFSTHDRASFQYLLQTETELEKLAENIIFTVIIFSITLVILIISFASWVYISTSKDIVKVINKYKGLSSGDFRISTGSNKKNELGKLADNIDGLVEVLKTTFLDIKEFVEKLQNLSVKTKTNMTSSNTNIENTAGAVEEITRGVDQQASAAEDSLLHVTELTDKLHVTVESLDMFKKNVTKTDDEINSFSKSLANVSNNSKDVEETNNTLLVSFTELLSSFENIDELSKQIVNIASSIKIVSLNASIEANRAGADGKSFNVVAEEVRNLSTQTSEVSKEILEVVKVNVDKMANFQQLLQFANNKNEENGKNTTIVMNSFEDVSIRFNAMLEELALINNNLIDVQEKATMIQNNVSETSATSLQTSAVMQEISSSFEKQVDSMKEIADYTNEQVTLANELSEKSSQFKM